Below is a genomic region from Henckelia pumila isolate YLH828 chromosome 3, ASM3356847v2, whole genome shotgun sequence.
AATTATAGCGAAATTTTTCGAGGGAATGGAAATACAAGGAAAATAATTCGATTATGTATAAGAAATCACTTGTTATCATTCCTAgctatttaatttaatgattCCTGGCCctgtttaaaacaaaaattaataattaatacatGAACTTTAATCTCATCATGACAGGATGGAAAACATAAAACTAAGGACAATTGGTGGGATAATGAAATTTGGAGGACTAAGTCTATGCATTTCCGGAGTAGCGACTATTGCTTTCTTCAAAGGGCCTCTCTTGAAACTACTGGTGCACCATCACTTGATCAGTAGTCGCATTCATGAAATGCGACGAGGCGAAGATCCTGCCGCTGATACTTGGATTAAAGGTGTCTTCCTCATGATGCTTTCCAATGTAACCTGGGCATTATGGCTGTTATTACAGGTATTAAttcattaataattaatattctaTGCTATTTAAATTCATGTTCTTTTACTGATAAATAAGTGTTTAAGTTTACTTTtcattttaatatattcatatttgttttatgtttgtttttatttttaataatttacaatatgaagatacaaattaaaggaaaagagattgttgcggCTTTTATGAAAGCTTGGGACGCTAACATGTGCTGAAGGAAGGAATCAAAGTTTTTCGAGATTAATTCATAGTTTTTTCCTAGTTTTCATTAatttagaattcgattatttttttatttgaataatttataatattggaagattgtatactaaattttattttagaaatttttgaattttgagtgatttataatattgaaaatttgtgatttaatttttttttgttttatgttttaaaaacgacaacgcttttaaaaagcGTTATCTTTTCTGGTAAATACAACGCttttttttaagcgttgtcttttccaaatacaacgacgcttaaaaagcgttgtctttttcaaaaaacaacaacgctttttataaaagacaacgcttaaaaagcgttgtctttttcagaaacaacaacgcttttttgtGTTGTCTTTGACCATGGttttttacaacactggctacgacaacgcttttttggggacattaacaacgtggaaaaagcgttgtctttagccgtttttcttgtagtgatggtTGTCGTTGTCAAACATgcttgttttgggatgaggtaAGAGAACGACAGGTCGAAGGACCGGAAATGATCCAACATATTGTGGATAAGGTGGAGTTGATCAAGAAAAAGATCAAGACAGTGCAAGACATACAGGCTAGTTATGCCAATAAAAAGCGCAGACTACTGCGTTTTGATGCAAGAGAGTATTTTTTTCTTGCGAGTATCGCCTTTCTAGAAGGTGATGGCATTTGGTCTAAAGGAAAAGTTAGCACctagattcatcggaccgttcGAGATTTTAGATAAtattggagatttggcttaccGTTTGGCTTTACCACAATATTTCTTCAGCATTCataatgtgttccacgtatccttACTCCGATAATATGTTGCAGATGAGTCTCACAATCTGCACCAGACAGATGTTCAGTTGGAGCATGATCTATCGTACGTGGAGAGACCACTAAGGATTCTTGACAAGAAGGACAAAGTACTACGGAACAAATGCATTCCTCTAGTCATGGTTTAGTGGCAGCgacgaggcactgaggaagcgacttgggtgTTAGAGAGTCATATGCATTTTGAGCATCCGGAGTTATTCTGATTGTaatcggtttttttttttaacggtTGTTTTGTATTTTGTAAACTGCATAAAttgtaataattaatttcacGTTGATTGTTCTGATTATCCTACGctggatttcgaggacgaaatctcttaagtgggggagaatgtagtagcccgaataTTAATTTAACTAATCCATTTCCTAAGTATGATTAAAGAGTTCTCAAATGAGTTAAATGAGTGAAAAATTGGATTCAAGACGTTCGAAAATGGTTCAAAGAAGTTCCAAGTGCTCGAAattttggacgatccgaaccaaGCAAGCCaagagatcggaccatccgatctatTTCTATAAATATGGGCTGAGAACCCCATTTTCAAATGCACCAATCACCTTCTTACTCTAACAATCTAGCTAGATTTAGGGGTTTTAGGCGTTCTTCTTGAGGGCCAGTAGGCGATGGAGCAGTGCCAGAgttgtagcagagttgtgcccaagtttttgGGCTATCGCCATCAgagggctaacgacggaagCAGGTACTACTAGACTCAGAATAGTTTAATTGTGtatctattagtctagttaaggcctTTAGAGGATAAATAGTGATACAATGATTgtctgcttataggcttggactagaggACTTGTATTGCTATGTTTCTTACTTTGAGGTATAGACGTACTATCTGAGATACCTTGGTTGAGTATGAATTTTCtatgtttttatgttttatgttgCATTAttgatatgtgtatatatatattatttcatggATATTATTGCTGCATAAattacacgttgagcctatattatTGTTATAACCAgtagagggggaggggtcgctCATTCCCATTATATTTTTGAATGGATGCCATAGTTTTGGATCTTGATATGTACActttttatggtatgggagccacctcctgatgcgacggcccagcgtgctacataccatggtgcCTTTGACTGAGTAATGTTTATTATATGTTTTGTACTCATAGCACTTTTATACTCATGCTTTCGTACTAAGCCTTTTATCCTCACGTCTTCGATTtttgttctggacaccccattccacggggtaGGTCTCAGGTTGGACGGATTAGGTggtagcggtcgttgagctACAACAGGATGGATTTTTACTGTACCAGGTTTTCCATGTCGGGATTTTTAGTATTATCTTCGATTAGGTTGTATAACATTAGTATTTGTTTTGGACCGGTTTTATTTTACCGGTAGGCTTTAGTGGTTTTAATTAAGTTTCGCTGAATTTTCTGATTATCGCTTTTAAGTTTATTTGCATGTTTCAAGTTTTGGCTAATTAGTGAtttcgggttgggtcactacaattgtAGTATAACATAATTGTAGTAATTTTGGGATTCGGTGTTGAGTATAATATAAGTTTTATTTATAATCTAAGAGTTAACAATAAAAGTTTTGGATTACATTTTTCTTTAAGAAGATAAAAGTGgcgaaaaatttattattagttTACTATTAGAGATTAAtgtaagaaataaaattttagtcATGGTTTTGGGAATTTAGAACTATATATATGTGACgccaaaaatccataaattaaattacatgcctaaattagttttaatgtttaaaattctaaaattcctggtaatttaaatgatttaaatcttCTTAGAATTTAATTGTATGatgttaaaaatttaattgcttaaattgctTATATTGGTGACTTTCGGCTTCGGCACACGGAAAAAGCGAACACGGCGaaaaaatccttcattttaaatTTAGGTGACCTAAATCTCTTGAGATGtgaggaaaataaaataaaatctttattttagaTTTTCCATTCAAGAAAAATCGCGTAAGCGCATTTTCGCGCGTAATTCTTTAAATTTCCCAATTTAGGCTTTTTGAACACGAACAAGTGAAATTCCATTCCTGGCAgttaaaatttaagtttctaGACTTAGAACTTTAAATTAGAGGCAATTCTAcaagctaaaattttaaaatcaaaactagCACTTTTATTTGGTCAAATAGCACATTTTGACTTGTCTTACTCTCACACActcacacctatacatacatatacatattatatcACACCACAAATTAAATCCTAGCATTTCTATCTCCCTCCTAGCCGCCACACTCATCCTCCTCCACCATTTCTCACGCCACTCCACTCCCCCCTCCATTTGAAGCTCTCGACCACTTTTCTTCTCCTTCCTCATCGCCGGCCGACCTCCTCCAGCCACCTGCCGCCGTGCTGCCACCTTGGAGGAAGTCCTTGGAAGCTTGTTCAACTGCTGGACATGAGCTTAGGGCAGCCGCCTCTCTTCATTTATTTTGGTTTCAAGATTTAGGCAAGAAATCCCTTCTAATCTTTAAAACCCAAGCATAGgatatagagttttgatttcttgccttgaatttggtttttgagcagaatttttatttattatgggTGTGTGTACGCATTGGTTCAGCAGGGGTCTTGGAAAAAGGGGTTCTTTTTGTGTAGTTTCATTTGCTAGCTAACAAACTTAAGTTGTATGGAAAATTTCTTGCATGTAAAAAGGAATATTGCACGGATTGAATAAAAATCAGTATGGGTTACCCTTCATTTCGGCCTTGTTGTATGTATGGATGCTTGGTTTTTAAGCCCACATGTTGTTGGTTAAGTTTAATATTGTATATGCTTTGAAATAACGCAAATCGAATTGATTTTGTGGCGTTTGAATCAAAATTTTGTATGAATGGATGAAAGGGGTTGAGGGGCTGCCCATGGGAGGTTCATGGGGTTTAACATGTGTTTTTTATTGTGTTTTGGGTGGATTATAGGGCTGGTCATTGGGCTTTTGTTGGATTGTCGGCTAGTAGAGTTTTGAAGGCGTTGAGTTAAGTGTttcgggaaaaaaaaaagagaagttaGGTAGAGTCGAGCTAGAGCCTTGTCCAAGGGCCCTAGCTGGTGGTATAGCCATGTTTAATAGTTTTCATTGAGGGTTTTTGAGGTTTATTAGCTTGAGGGATGAGTTTGGGTAGCCATAGTTGTAAGATgaccaaaacaaaatttttgtcGCTTTGTCTTGTCTTTGAAAAAACAGGGCTGGTTGGACTGGTTAATGAGGTCTGGGCAGAGGATACCCCTGATATTCTGAATATATGGAATGTTAGGTTCGTTTCAGTGAAAATTGGGCTTCTTTCGGATAAGAATCTATTAAGTTAAGGGCGTTTTAAGTTGGGGTGTCGTGAGCACATTTTTCTATTACCTAGGAGCTGTCcgaaaatttaaatcatatggGTGGTTTGGGTTGCCATTTAAGGTTTACTACTGATCCTAGGCATACTTTAAGGTGATTTTGAGGTGCCGGTTCAAACTGGAGGTCTTTTGAACTTAATTAGGATGAGTTATGGATCTTTTGGGTCAACCGCTCGAGTTAAGCCATTTTTTAGCATAAACTAAAGTGTAAGATGAAAGCCCTTAAGCCTAGGGTGCTCACCTATACTCCAAACATTCATTCATATATTTTCACACTATCTTTTTAGTTTCATGTCATCTAAATTATTCAACGCCATTTATTCGCGTGTATGACTTCAAATTTGATTAATAATCTAGCCCCGAAGTCTTGTATTAAAGAATGCTTGTAAAGGCAAATGTTGAATTGAGAAAATGTTAAATGAAGGAAAAGTTAAAAgaatgaagtgagttggttgtgacttagatgtgcaatgatgggtcgggggatgcctcgACTCACTTGCCAAATGAGACGTGTAGTACGGTATTTAACGGGAGACATCCCGACATCCCTACCAAATTCAGACGCGTAGTACGGTGTTtaacgggagaaatctcggcatccCTACCAAATTCAGAGGGGCAATATGGTGTTTaacgggagaaatcttggcatCCTTGTCGGCATTGTATACTAtagtcattgatcgatcaaaatcatAGTTACAATCGAGGATCCAAATTCAAAGCAAAGTAAAGGATAATTGATTCATGAATGTGTTTTCCATCACATATTGCTATCGTTCTTACGTATGGCATGTCATGACTTTTTCCCTTTCGTGTGAGATTCATTAGTTTACTAAGTACTATTTTTAgtattatgcattattttgaacccttgctgtattatttaaatattactgggcttttaggctcactactatgcttggtgcaggtaAGCATGCGGTCGAGGCTGCGGGGCAGGATTTCCAGGGCCCATAGGTGTTCGGTGGCACGCCCTGACCGTTGCTGCTCTTTTCTTTCCGCATTATGTCTTTGTAATAATTATACTTTGTCGTTTGTTGTTTCCCTTTCAATAGCAGGATGCGTTATTCCCTGCAAATTATGTTGGCATGTAGACACTTTATGTCATTTTTTGTCTGGCGTCAAACTAGTTACTATTTACATATTGCTTTGTGGGATGTTTACCTCGGGTTGAGGTTTATTTTAAACTGCTGTTTGAGACAGGTGgttttattattcaaacaaataggtcatgccaaatgttttttaaaattttccgtattttctttatttatttagatattagtagttagggtcgtttcagttggtatcagagcacggtcatTGGGCTTGGGATGTGCCTACCTCCGAACGCTGGGACTCGGGAGATCTcacctcaaagtctgtaagatttaaaaTTTTGCTATCTTTGACTGTTTAAATGTTGAGAATAAGATTTTTAAAGTCCCTTGAGTATGTAAAAGTTTAAAGAAACCTTTTTCCtttaggcatgaaatttaaGTGTTGGAATTTGAACTTACGTACATATGGCCACTCGTCGTGGACGTGCCTTGCCGCCACCACCACCTCCACCAGCCGTGGATGTTGGGACTCAGGTGCTAGCTAGATTAGCCCGTATCCTTGAGCGACATGTGGACGCTCCTAGGGCTGGACTTGGGACTGTTTATGAGCAGTTTaggaagatgaatccgaaggacttTGCTGGCACTACTGATCCACTGGTAGCGGAAGGATGGATTCGTTCGCTGGAGGTGATCTTTCGCTATATGCAGTGGGGAGACCCGGATCGAGTTTGTTGTGCCGTCTTCCATCTCCAGGATGATGCtgccctctggtgggagggagtTAAGAAGACGGTGGACACGACTACCCTGCCTTGGGCTGAGTTTAGGAGACTCTTCTTCGAGAAGTACTTTACCGCAGATGTGAGGGCCCATTTGAAGACGGATTTTATGAGCCTGCGACAGGGAGATTTATCAGTGGCTCAGTTTGTGGtgaagtttgagaggggctgccaCTTTGTGCCCTTGATTGGAGACGATGAGGAGGAGAAGCTCCAGCACTTCATTGTGGGGCTACGACCCGCTATCCGTCGTGATGTACTTATGGCGGAGCCAGCTGACTATGCTTCTGCCCTTAGGAGAGCCTTGAGGTCTGAGCAGACACTGAGGGATATCAACGCTGAGGCGCAGAGTAAGAGGCCATTCTCAGCTCATGGCCAGCCAGCAGCAGCAGCACGACAAGAGGCCGTACCATGGACCACCACATCAACAGGGGCATCAGGCCCACAGACCCGCTCCTCCCATGGCGGGGGAGAAACCAATATGCGGGATTTTCCACAAGGCTCATTATGGGAAGTTCTTGATGGGAGCGGGAGTTTGCTACAAGTGCAAGAAACCAGTACATGTGGTTACTGATTGTCTAGAGGTCTGGAGGCCCGCGACTGAGCGAGCCTTcatgatgcaggccgaggaggccgACCCTGATACCACCCTGATCACAGGTAATACTTTAAGCTTTCAAGTTAAATCGGTACCTTAAATTTATTTGTGGATTTATGTTGGTAAACTGTTTTAAGTGAGAATTTGGTTATACTAAGTGCTACATATTCTTGAGTTATTGGGGAACTTGCGTAAGATTTGTGTGTTATTGCATGATTTTGTTGGTTGTTATCTGCATGCTTAGAATATTGGGAGCTGATTGTATTAGGATGAGCATAGATTTAACTTGTGGTTAGGAGACCCAAATTCTACGTTGTAACTGTGGTTTTTGCAGGAATAATCTTAGTAGCTGGTGTAGCCACCAAGACATTATTAGACTCGGGGGCTACACATTCTTTTATTTCTGAGGCATTTATGCTCAAGTGGGGTATTCAGCGAGAGGAATTATTGGTGGGGTTCTCAGTTATTATCCCGTCAGGGGAAGAGCTGACCACCAAGAGTTTAGTCAGGAGTCTTGAACTTCTTTTGCAGGGTCAGACGGTGGTTGCAGACCTGATAGTGTTGCACATGCCCGAGTTTGAtctgattcttgggatggacTGGATGGTGAAGAATGCAGTGGTTATTGATTTTCAGTAGAGATCAGTGTTGGTTAGACCGGAAGGTGTTGAGCCTTTCTGGTTTGAGGCAGCTAAGAGTCAGAGGAAGGACAGGGTCATATCTTTTATACAAGCGAGACAACTTGTGTTGGAGGGCTGTGAGACATTCTTGGCAAGTTTGACCTTGACAGAAATGCCAGTTAGACCCGTGATGAGAGATGTGGATGTAGTCAGAGATTTTggagatgtgtttccggaagacgTTGCAGGTCTTCCGCCCGATAGGGAGATTGAGTTCTCTATCGATTTGGTCCCAGGTACCGCGCAAATTTCTAAGGCACCATTTAGGTTGGCGCCTACGGAAATGAAGGAGTTGAAAGAGCAAATTCAAGAGTTGCTAGATAAGGGTTTTATATGCCCTAGTTTCTCTCCATGGGGCGCATcggttctctttgtgaagaagaaggatgggagCCTAaggttgtgtattgattacagggaGTTGAACGGAGTGactatgaagaacaagtacccattaccCAGGATTGAGGACCTCTTCGATCagttgcaaggagcctctgtattttcgaagattgatcttcgtgcTGGTTATCATCaattgaaggtgaaggagtcagatgtATTCAAGACAtcttttaggactcgttacagccactacgagttccttgtgatgccgtttgggttgacgAACGCGCCCGCGGTCTTCCTGGATCTCATGAACCATGTCTTTCAGCCATACTTAGACCGGTTTGTTattgttttcattgatgacatcctaaACTACTCTAAGGACCGAGCGGAGCACGCCCAACATTTGAGGACAGTCCTTGAGGTGCTTCGAGATCAGAGATTGTTTGCTAAGTTCGACAAGTGTGATTTTTGGTTGGAGAGAGTAGCATTATTGGGTCATGTAATCTCCAAGAGTGGTGTAAAGGTTGATCCCTCTAAGGTTCAAGCAATGAAGGAGTGGGCTATACCTAGTATTgcatcggagattcgcagtttccttggtttgacaggctattataggaagttcatcaagggctTTTCGTCCATTGCAGTGCCCTTGACCACATTGGCCAAGAAGAATTCCAAGTTTGATTGGAGTCCGGAGTGTCAGAAGAGCTTTGACGTATTGATGACAGCTCTCACGACAGCGCCGATTTTAGCCATGCCATCTGGGCAGGGTGacttttgttggagaacgcggcgatcagatcaatgagaattgatacccggtgcagcggaagtttaaaaattttatatggaacgattccatattgggtatcaaaacttttacgattaaattgtgtgtgtgtaaaaattaaataacaattataaatttttaccttcaatctcgaatcgagatttttgacaccaacagattgctctgctcttgttgtatatccctggaactgatggacgaactgttcttcaatcaggtccacgaacggatatttaatccctctgatagattgcactagaaaatctatcagaagtttctacgaagagattaacgaatttgatccgttaaaccagactgtaattcaaaattcacagactggattttaccgagcagaggggaaaagggggcggccacttcagaagaaaaagactagggtttttcaaaaattttgtgacctgttgtgtgtaatttttgtactgcaataacttatttataatgtaggccactaacagcttagggcccattagtcataagttcaagcccgacaagcaaagcccgcatgttaagaaattaatataaaattcatcatgactccgattgataaaccgatttcaccaatgtgcacagaaaccttttctgcaccttttaaagtcaagataaatttttctgaatccgaattcagtgatttccaaaaatgcccatccctatgtcattttaggaaatcttactcctctactcttaaataagaagtccaacttcttcgttcattaaatttaactctttaaatttaactatctcaacggggattaaaaatccattactctatgtgaccctcaatggttcagggatacagctagccgtgggctcacaactccttgtgactcgttacaacaatttccgacttgcccatcgaatcatggtaagagcgcctagcagcatcgccccatgattccctaggtatcactgatagtgcctgcaagaaccaatagattttggttagcgtacagtacggtcccttcatccatatatcccgatcgaatcaacaaccattggtatatcgagagtcgttcgagattcgataactatgcaatacatcttgaagatcaaatagtgacatcgcatgtgttactaagaaaccatttcttaaaacacatcatgtactctggccagagattcgtcacactaatatctcctcagatcgcataggatatccacactcgcaagtatgtggtgaatccttgacaacaaagcatcgactcctatatgtgttgtaactgtacccaatcccgacacctgatgaccccaatagagtcggtaaacgagtcaaagcacagtactagcatatagagtctcaatgatgtttcaagtagtaaggactaatggtgtacaaccaaaaccgcggactttatccactcgataagtgataaccacttggaaagtccggatagggtagttcgatcattcatcgtatgaatatccatttgcatgcttcgaacatctctatgttccttaccaatgaaacgtgatactctgcatcgcaaatgctagtctcaaactcgagcgatccttatccttattatcggacggctcaatcgactatgaacagtttagaatatacagtgactataagatgtgtttcatgatagacatccccatgttctaccacatcttacatacactatagtatattcaaggtctttatcaaaacaacaatagtatatcacaatataacaatatgaagaaagataaagtcattgccattaataaaagtgtaaattatattaaacaaaagattgtttatacaaagagtcatcaaagcccttagccacaagttggctcaccgggcacctactctttcaactTTTtcgtttacacggatgcttccaAGCTGGGATTAGGAGAAGTTCTTATGCAGCGGGAGAGAGTGATTGTCTATGCTTCCAGGCAGTTGAAGGGTCATGAGAACAACTATCctactcatgatttggagttggccgCCGTAGTCTTcacactcaagatttggagg
It encodes:
- the LOC140893035 gene encoding WAT1-related protein At5g64700-like isoform X3, whose product is MVSLSPRKSAPPLSFSLTIKIFLLSLIGITMSLNIVGVALKYTSASLGAASSNTHPVITFFLVVLLRMENIKLRTIGGIMKFGGLSLCISGVATIAFFKGPLLKLLVHHHLISSRIHEMRRGEDPAADTWIKGVFLMMLSNVTWALWLLLQEKRLLRLL
- the LOC140893035 gene encoding WAT1-related protein At5g64700-like isoform X4, yielding MSLNIVGVALKYTSASLGAASSNTHPVITFFLVVLLRMENIKLRTIGGIMKFGGLSLCISGVATIAFFKGPLLKLLVHHHLISSRIHEMRRGEDPAADTWIKGVFLMMLSNVTWALWLLLQMSLTICTRQMFSWSMIYRTWRDH
- the LOC140889344 gene encoding uncharacterized protein, translated to MQAEEADPDTTLITGIILVAGVATKTLLDSGATHSFISEAFMLKWGIQREELLVGFSVIIPSGEELTTKSLVRSLELLLQGQTVVADLIVLHMPEFDLILGMDWMVKNAVVIDFQ
- the LOC140893035 gene encoding WAT1-related protein At5g64700-like isoform X1, whose protein sequence is MVSLSPRKSAPPLSFSLTIKIFLLSLIGITMSLNIVGVALKYTSASLGAASSNTHPVITFFLVVLLRMENIKLRTIGGIMKFGGLSLCISGVATIAFFKGPLLKLLVHHHLISSRIHEMRRGEDPAADTWIKGVFLMMLSNVTWALWLLLQMSLTICTRQMFSWSMIYRTWRDH
- the LOC140893035 gene encoding WAT1-related protein At5g64700-like isoform X2, encoding MVSLSPRKSAPPLSFSLTIKIFLLSLIGITMSLNIVGVALKYTSASLGAASSNTHPVITFFLVVLLRMENIKLRTIGGIMKFGGLSLCISGVATIAFFKGPLLKLLVHHHLISSRIHEMRRGEDPAADTWIKGVFLMMLSNVTWALWLLLQIQIKGKEIVAAFMKAWDANMC